The genome window CGGTTGACGATCGCCATCACGACCGGCTCGCGGACGGCGAACTCGCGGCGCCCGAGCCGCAGCGGCCCGGGAGAGCGGCCGCGGTCACCGGGCCCGATCTCGCCGACCGGGTCGGGCGGCTCGGGCCGCATCGCCTGCTCGGACGGTTCGTGCATGACACCATCGAAGCGTGCTCGCGGTCGGGATCCTCGTGGCGGTCCTCGTCGTGGGTGCCATCGTCGTGGTGGCGGTCGGCCGCGGCGACGTGATGGCCGACGCGCCGCCCGACCGGCCCGACCCGGGGCTGCCCGACCACCGGCCGATCGCCGCGGCCGACCTGCCCCGGCT of Mycobacteriales bacterium contains these proteins:
- a CDS encoding DivIVA domain-containing protein is translated as MLAVGILVAVLVVGAIVVVAVGRGDVMADAPPDRPDPGLPDHRPIAAADLPRLRFSMGLRGYRMNEVDAALERIGSAMAGLEQEVAELRVLARRTPPAKPPTP